A region from the Melioribacter roseus P3M-2 genome encodes:
- a CDS encoding YciI family protein: MMSRFILLYIGDGKSGDPEKDSDNYNKYMEWLGKLNKILVSPANPLKDNTIVKSDRIIENVSVTGLSGYTIIEAANIKEAAEISKGCPFLDSGGVIEIAELIQMNR, translated from the coding sequence ATGATGTCCAGATTTATTTTGTTGTATATAGGCGACGGTAAGTCGGGCGATCCTGAAAAGGATTCGGATAATTATAATAAATATATGGAATGGCTCGGTAAGTTAAATAAGATATTAGTTAGCCCTGCGAATCCGTTAAAAGATAATACCATTGTTAAATCCGACAGGATAATTGAAAACGTTAGCGTAACCGGATTAAGCGGATATACAATTATTGAAGCGGCGAATATTAAAGAAGCCGCGGAAATTTCAAAAGGGTGTCCGTTTCTCGATTCAGGCGGAGTTATTGAAATTGCGGAATTGATTCAAATGAATCGGTAA
- a CDS encoding SRPBCC family protein: protein MKKSDKPIIVEQVFNASRTDVWNALTDIDEMKKWYFENIPAFEPVNGFKTSFNVISNGRNFLHKWEVTEVIPEERIAYTWRFEGYGGLSTTDFFLKEENGGVRLILTVTVQEDFQENIEEFKRESCIGGWNYFINERLKNYLESIIRKD, encoded by the coding sequence GATTATTGTCGAACAGGTTTTTAATGCAAGCAGAACCGATGTATGGAATGCCCTTACGGATATTGACGAAATGAAAAAATGGTATTTCGAAAACATTCCCGCTTTTGAGCCCGTCAATGGTTTTAAAACTAGCTTTAACGTGATTAGCAATGGAAGAAATTTTTTGCATAAATGGGAAGTTACCGAAGTTATTCCCGAAGAACGTATTGCATACACTTGGCGGTTCGAGGGTTACGGCGGACTGTCGACGACGGATTTTTTTCTAAAAGAAGAAAACGGAGGCGTACGATTGATTCTTACAGTTACCGTACAGGAAGATTTCCAGGAAAATATCGAGGAATTCAAAAGAGAAAGCTGCATCGGCGGATGGAATTATTTTATTAACGAAAGACTCAAAAACTATTTGGAATCAATAATCAGAAAGGACTAA